A section of the Hevea brasiliensis isolate MT/VB/25A 57/8 chromosome 17, ASM3005281v1, whole genome shotgun sequence genome encodes:
- the LOC110666217 gene encoding probable terpene synthase 4 has translation MASLADPSLPGQRVELAKVVSLFHLMQDVFHFCGRIDPHNYMKICLKAVFDNIDEIAYKIHRDGAAYNPKRSLHNTRTRLCNALLGEAKWAAVGQFPKAEEYLKIANDTSGIDVVPLHTFFLLGEGTTRETVHLVNNDPPIRSSVSTIFRLWDGLGTSVTEARNHVMNKISDTWKQLKLHCLSPNPFSASFTRAALNIARLAPLIHCFEHRPKLPCLQKNIKSLLFDRIAV, from the exons ATGGCAAGCCTTGCAGATCCAAGCCTGCCAGGACAAAGAGTGGAGCTTGCCAAAGTGGTTTCACTTTTCCACCTTATGCAAGACGTTTTCCATTTCTGTGGAAGGATCGATCCACACA ACTATATGAAGATATGTTTAAAGGCTGTATTTGACAATATTGATGAAATTGCTTACAAAATTCATAGAGATGGTGCTGCATATAACCCAAAACGCTCTCTGCATAATACG CGGACAAGACTGTGCAATGCATTGCTAGGAGAAGCGAAATGGGCCGCTGTTGGGCAATTTCCAAAGGCAGAAGAGTATTTAAAGATTGCAAACGATACTTCAGGGATAGATGTGGTGCCACTGCACACCTTCTTTCTGTTGGGTGAGGGTACAACAAGGGAAACAGTGCACCTTGTCAATAATGATCCACCCATTAGATCTTCTGTGTCAACCATTTTTCGTCTTTGGGACGGCTTGGGAACTTCAGTTACGGAAGCCAGAAATCATGTGATGAACAAGATTTCAGATACATGGAAGCAACTCAAACTACATTGTCTCTCTCCAAATCCATTTTCAGCATCTTTCACAAGGGCTGCTCTTAACATTGCAAGATTGGCTCCTTTGATACATTGCTTCGAGCATAGACCAAAGCTCCCATGCCTCCAAAAAAACATCAAGTCCCTGCTCTTTGACAGGATTGCGGTTTAG
- the LOC110666231 gene encoding pentatricopeptide repeat-containing protein At1g79080, chloroplastic has protein sequence MATLVNSVSPLTNPFTDTARIACGFFSHVPNLHSFSLNKGFARVLASTQITISPKDSVVTLPNWRSGKNDHRNRETRLNDAFFHLECMVKKGHKPDVVQATQMLYDLCKSNKMKKAIKVMEMMIGSGIIPDAASYTFLVNHLCKRGNVGHAMQLVEKMEEYGYPTNTVTYNSLVRGLCMHGNLNKSLQILDRLMQKGLVPNAFTYSSLLEATYKERGVNEAMRLLDDIIARGGQPNLVSYNVLLTGLCKEGRTEAAIQFFRDLPSKGFNPNVVSYNIILRSLCYEGRWEEANELLAEMDDEERSPSIVTYNTLIGSLAIHGRTEQALQIVDEMMSGPFKPTATSYNPIIARLCEEGKVDIVVKCLDQMIYHRCNPNEGTFNAIAVLCKQGKVQEAFSLIQSLGNKQNSSIHEFYKGVISCLCRKGNTYPAFQLLYEMTKYGFTPDSYTYSSLIRGLCIEGMLYEAMEIFRLLEENHYSPDVDNLNALILGFCKSHRTDLSLEVFEMMIEKGYMPSETTYAIIVEGIIHEEKKGLAAEVLRELHRRQVMSQNTVERLCMQYDLEGVPV, from the coding sequence ATGGCAACTTTGGTAAATTCAGTCTCTCCTTTAACCAACCCATTCACTGACACTGCAAGAATAGCTTGCGGATTCTTTTCCCATGTACCAAATCTTCATTCGTTCTCACTTAACAAAGGATTTGCTAGGGTTTTAGCATCTACCCAGATCACAATTTCCCCCAAAGACTCTGTCGTCACACTACCCAATTGGAGATCCGGTAAGAATGACCATAGAAATAGAGAAACTAGGCTGAATGATGCATTTTTCCATCTGGAATGTATGGTTAAAAAGGGACACAAGCCTGATGTTGTTCAAGCAACACAGATGTTGTATGATTTGTGTAAGTCAAATAAGATGAAGAAGGCCATAAAAGTGATGGAAATGATGATTGGGTCTGGTATTATTCCTGATGCTGCTTCTTATACTTTCTTGGTGAACCATTTGTGCAAAAGGGGGAACGTTGGGCATGCAATGCAATTAGTGGAGAAAATGGAAGAATATGGCTATCCAACCAATACAGTTACCTATAATTCGCTTGTTAGAGGGCTTTGCATGCATGGAAACTTGAATAAAAGCTTGCAGATTCTGGATAGGCTAATGCAGAAGGGGTTGGTCCCAAATGCATTCACTTATTCATCCTTGCTCGAAGCAACTTATAAGGAAAGAGGGGTGAATGAAGCAATGAGGCTTTTAGATGATATTATAGCCAGGGGTGGGCAGCCTAACTTGGTTAGTTACAATGTTCTCTTGACTGGGTTGTGCAAGGAAGGTAGGACTGAGGCGGCAATTCAATTCTTCAGGGATTTGCCATCAAAGGGGTTCAATCCAAATGTTGTTAGCTATAATATTATACTGCGGAGTCTCTGTTACGAGGGACGATGGGAGGAGGCAAATGAGCTTCTAGCTGAAATGGATGATGAGGAACGCTCTCCATCCATAGTTACCTATAATACACTAATTGGTTCACTCGCCATCCATGGCAGGACAGAACAGGCCCTTCAGATTGTTGATGAAATGATGAGCGGACCATTTAAGCCCACTGCTACAAGCTATAATCCAATAATTGCTCGCCTTTGCGAAGAGGGGAAGGTGGACATTGTGGTTAAGTGTCTAGACCAAATGATTTATCATCGCTGTAATCCAAATGAGGGAACATTCAATGCCATCGCTGTGCTCTGCAAGCAGGGAAAGGTGCAAGAGGCATTCTCCTTAATCCAAAGCTTGGGCAATAAACAAAATTCCTCCATCCATGAATTCTACAAAGGTGTGATCTCCTGCTTGTGTAGAAAGGGGAACACATATCCAGCATTTCAGCTTTTATATGAGATGACGAAGTATGGATTTACTCCTGATTCTTACACTTATTCATCTCTAATTAGGGGGTTGTGCATTGAAGGAATGCTGTACGAAGCTATGGAGATCTTCAGGTTATTGGAAGAAAATCATTATAGTCCTGATGTTGATAATTTAAATGCACTTATACTAGGGTTTTGTAAATCTCACAGAACAGATTTGTCCTTAGAAGTTTTCGAGATGATGATTGAGAAGGGGTACATGCCTAGTGAAACAACTTATGCTATTATAGTAGAAGGAATTATCCATGAAGAGAAAAAGGGGTTGGCAGCAGAAGTTTTAAGAGAGTTGCATCGGAGACAAGTCATGAGTCAAAATACAGTTGAAAGACTTTGTATGCAATATGACCTTGAAGGTGTACCAGTATAA